The proteins below come from a single Chryseobacterium nepalense genomic window:
- the dacB gene encoding D-alanyl-D-alanine carboxypeptidase/D-alanyl-D-alanine endopeptidase — translation MVNFRKYISGVAVLAAGFFLAQSTVSTVLYAPGYENQNNSLNLPSPITSMAEKTILSAKELVDINVNTMMTDPVLKNATWGFVVYDPKTKKIISSYNENTPLVPASTTKLLTTETAMNMLGENYRWNTQLEYSGSVDENGVLNGNLYIVGSGDPSLGTNKAGAWAYRDIISDFKEGLSREGIKKVNGDIIIQTALFKGNISKLPENVVWLENNNYYLPAGTTHEINPANEKLIVKKSTNFSNEKKFFYVSPYNNQMVYADKYEGDGILTTKLPDAPAYLANSFRTTLVKSGIPVTGKVTPKMTDANPESRKMISVYKSPTLGDIIFYTNQHSDNGLAEALLKTVGFQSLGDQTTESGRKVVTEHLKKEGFDMLGLNYIDGSGLSRSNNVTPISQVKFLTSLMDEKYYKTYLNSLPVGGQSGTLKRMFNGVGNGQIYAKTGTLNRVKTLAGYMKTNTGKTLVFSLLVNNYTGSVDMVKKRMEKILEPALDL, via the coding sequence ATGGTAAATTTCAGAAAGTATATTTCAGGTGTTGCGGTGCTGGCCGCAGGATTTTTCCTTGCCCAGTCTACCGTTTCTACAGTGCTGTATGCTCCGGGTTACGAAAATCAGAACAATAGTTTGAATCTGCCTTCACCGATTACTTCGATGGCGGAAAAAACGATTCTCTCGGCAAAAGAGCTTGTAGACATTAATGTAAACACAATGATGACCGATCCGGTGCTGAAAAATGCAACCTGGGGATTCGTAGTGTACGATCCGAAAACGAAGAAAATAATTTCTTCGTATAATGAAAATACTCCTTTAGTTCCTGCTTCCACCACAAAATTACTCACTACCGAAACGGCAATGAACATGCTGGGTGAGAATTACCGTTGGAATACGCAGCTGGAATATTCGGGAAGTGTTGATGAAAATGGAGTTCTGAACGGAAATCTTTACATCGTGGGAAGCGGGGATCCTTCTTTGGGGACCAATAAAGCAGGAGCATGGGCGTACAGAGATATTATTTCAGATTTTAAGGAAGGACTTTCACGCGAGGGAATCAAAAAGGTAAATGGTGATATTATCATCCAGACAGCGCTTTTCAAAGGCAATATTTCAAAGCTTCCGGAAAATGTTGTGTGGTTGGAGAATAATAATTACTACCTGCCTGCAGGAACTACGCACGAGATCAATCCTGCCAATGAAAAACTGATTGTGAAAAAATCAACCAATTTCTCAAACGAAAAGAAATTTTTCTACGTTTCTCCTTATAACAACCAGATGGTGTATGCCGATAAATATGAAGGTGACGGTATTTTAACCACAAAATTACCAGACGCTCCGGCCTATCTTGCCAACTCTTTCAGAACGACTCTGGTGAAAAGCGGGATACCTGTAACAGGAAAAGTGACTCCGAAAATGACAGACGCTAATCCCGAAAGCAGAAAGATGATCTCGGTCTATAAATCTCCAACTTTAGGCGATATTATTTTTTATACCAATCAGCACAGTGATAACGGTCTAGCCGAAGCATTGCTGAAAACGGTAGGTTTCCAGAGTTTGGGAGACCAGACTACTGAATCAGGAAGAAAAGTAGTAACCGAGCATCTGAAGAAAGAAGGCTTTGATATGTTAGGGTTAAATTATATCGACGGAAGCGGACTTTCAAGAAGCAATAACGTTACGCCGATATCACAGGTAAAGTTTTTAACTTCTTTAATGGATGAAAAATATTATAAAACATATCTGAATTCATTGCCGGTAGGAGGCCAGTCCGGAACATTGAAAAGAATGTTCAACGGAGTCGGAAACGGACAGATTTATGCAAAAACAGGAACTTTAAACAGAGTAAAAACATTAGCAGGATATATGAAAACCAATACAGGGAAAACTTTGGTTTTTTCTTTATTGGTGAACAATTATACAGGATCGGTAGACATGGTAAAGAAAAGAATGGAGAAAATTCTTGAGCCTGCATTGGATTTATAG
- the kbl gene encoding glycine C-acetyltransferase — MISKKYLENLQNELQNIENDGLYKRERIITSQQSAEIEANGKRLLNFCANNYLGLSNHPEVMKASQDMIESHGYGMSSVRFICGTQDIHKQLEQKIADFLGLEDTILYAACFDANGGVFEPLFTEEDAIISDELNHASIIDGVRLCKAARYRYKNNNMEDLEAQLIAASEKNHRFKIIVTDGVFSMDGIVADLKGVCDLADKYDALVMVDDSHATGFIGKTGRGTHEANEVMGRVDIITSTLGKALGGALGGFTSGKKEIIDMLRQRSRPYLFSNSLAPGIVGAALKVLDMISEDTSLRDKVMENAEYFRAEMKSKGFDIPDGDAAIVPVMLYDAPLAQKMAEKLMDEGIYVIGFFYPVVPKGKARIRVQLSAAHTREHLDKAIAAFEKVGKELGVI; from the coding sequence ATGATCTCTAAAAAGTATCTTGAAAATCTACAGAACGAACTGCAAAATATTGAAAATGACGGACTTTACAAAAGAGAAAGAATTATTACTTCTCAGCAGAGTGCGGAAATAGAAGCTAACGGGAAAAGACTGCTGAACTTCTGTGCCAACAATTACCTGGGATTATCCAACCATCCGGAAGTGATGAAAGCTTCTCAGGATATGATAGAATCTCACGGTTACGGAATGTCATCCGTTCGTTTTATCTGCGGAACCCAGGATATTCATAAGCAACTGGAGCAGAAGATTGCGGATTTTTTAGGTCTTGAAGATACGATCCTTTATGCCGCTTGTTTTGATGCAAACGGAGGAGTTTTTGAACCATTATTCACAGAAGAAGATGCGATCATTTCGGATGAGCTGAACCATGCTTCCATTATCGACGGCGTTCGTCTTTGTAAAGCGGCAAGATACCGTTATAAAAACAACAATATGGAAGATCTTGAAGCCCAGTTAATTGCGGCTTCCGAAAAAAATCACCGTTTTAAAATCATCGTTACGGACGGTGTTTTCTCAATGGACGGAATTGTTGCCGATCTGAAAGGTGTTTGCGATTTGGCAGATAAATATGACGCTTTGGTAATGGTAGACGACTCTCATGCTACAGGTTTCATCGGGAAGACAGGCCGTGGAACGCATGAAGCCAACGAAGTGATGGGTAGAGTAGACATCATTACTTCCACTTTAGGAAAGGCATTGGGAGGTGCTTTGGGAGGATTTACTTCCGGTAAAAAAGAAATCATCGATATGCTGAGACAGCGTTCAAGACCGTATTTATTCTCGAACTCACTGGCTCCGGGAATCGTGGGAGCAGCGTTGAAAGTATTGGATATGATCTCCGAAGATACTTCTCTGCGTGATAAAGTAATGGAAAATGCAGAATATTTCAGAGCTGAAATGAAATCGAAAGGTTTTGATATTCCGGATGGTGATGCAGCAATAGTTCCGGTAATGCTTTATGATGCACCTTTAGCCCAGAAAATGGCGGAAAAATTAATGGATGAAGGAATTTATGTAATTGGTTTCTTTTATCCTGTTGTACCGAAAGGAAAAGCGAGAATCAGAGTTCAGCTGTCTGCGGCCCACACAAGAGAACATCTGGACAAAGCAATCGCAGCTTTTGAAAAAGTAGGAAAAGAACTTGGTGTGATTTAA
- a CDS encoding M1 family aminopeptidase: protein MKKIYFLLLGVFTIHQLYAQKDINNIERKGLIAKEMKSFANKMEAGNTNPNTLNYDLQYQRMDVTVNPAIYSIAGSVTSHFKPNQNISSIYFDLDDQMTVSQVAYHGNNLNFQQLSTKEVKIDFASPLAANVLDSLTISYSGAPPTANNAFFNGTQGGTAVLSTLSEPYGAQDWFPTKQSLNDKIERFDIKVTTPSQYSVAGNGKFMSETILGNGQKRTFWRTQYPTAAYLIAFSITNFVKLNDTMGNPPFPFVNYIFPSTSNNTTSMSNIEWTKTVMDTFENYFGPYPFRNEKYGHMEFQAGGGMEHQTMSSMGGWSRDLIAHELAHQWFGDKVTCGAWNDIWLNEGFATFGEHLANEKLLMNNANFLNYLLGQKNYITSATGGSVYVADSNLWSVGTIFNGRLSYAKGGYVLRMIKWILGDAAFYQAIKEYHSRPALAYNYVRTQDLNASLLTSTGKDFTEFFNDWIYGQGYPTYTIRWKQIGNTLTIRASQTQSNPTVSFFEMPLPIKVNGTGGQVAYLALNNTTNNQYFTQSVVFPVASIEFNYEYQILEKNSTVAQDNTLGTAEPAKDEFALYPNPAKNEINIRGINKPEEFIIYFTDGKLVKKGMYQPGKPINTSELVPGTYFIKINDKNVKFLKK, encoded by the coding sequence ATGAAAAAAATCTATTTTTTGTTATTGGGTGTTTTTACAATCCATCAATTGTACGCCCAAAAAGACATAAACAATATTGAAAGAAAGGGACTGATCGCAAAAGAAATGAAATCTTTTGCCAACAAAATGGAAGCCGGAAATACAAATCCGAATACGCTTAATTATGATCTTCAGTATCAGAGAATGGATGTTACGGTAAATCCGGCTATATATAGCATTGCAGGCTCCGTAACCTCTCATTTTAAACCCAACCAGAATATCAGCAGCATCTATTTTGATCTCGATGATCAGATGACGGTCTCACAGGTTGCCTATCATGGAAATAATCTTAATTTTCAGCAGCTCTCTACAAAGGAAGTAAAAATTGATTTTGCTTCTCCACTTGCTGCCAATGTACTGGATTCTCTTACGATTAGCTATTCGGGAGCGCCGCCTACGGCAAATAATGCTTTCTTTAACGGAACACAGGGCGGAACTGCGGTTTTATCTACCCTTAGCGAACCGTATGGTGCTCAGGATTGGTTTCCTACCAAACAAAGCTTAAATGATAAAATCGAAAGGTTTGATATAAAAGTAACCACACCTTCCCAATATAGTGTAGCTGGAAACGGTAAATTTATGTCTGAAACCATTCTTGGAAACGGACAAAAACGTACTTTCTGGAGAACACAATATCCTACTGCGGCTTATCTTATCGCGTTTTCTATTACTAATTTTGTTAAGTTAAATGACACTATGGGAAATCCGCCATTCCCTTTTGTAAACTATATTTTTCCGTCTACTTCCAACAATACAACAAGCATGAGCAATATTGAATGGACGAAAACAGTGATGGATACTTTTGAAAATTATTTCGGGCCTTATCCTTTCCGGAATGAAAAGTACGGACATATGGAATTTCAGGCCGGCGGCGGAATGGAGCATCAGACCATGTCATCCATGGGCGGTTGGTCCAGAGATTTAATTGCCCATGAACTTGCCCACCAATGGTTCGGAGACAAAGTAACCTGCGGCGCATGGAATGATATCTGGCTTAATGAAGGTTTCGCAACATTTGGTGAACATTTAGCTAATGAAAAGCTGCTCATGAACAATGCCAACTTTCTAAATTATCTTCTGGGACAGAAAAACTATATTACAAGTGCAACGGGTGGAAGTGTATATGTTGCCGATTCAAACCTATGGAGTGTAGGAACTATTTTCAATGGTAGATTGTCTTACGCAAAAGGAGGTTATGTATTGAGAATGATTAAATGGATCCTTGGAGATGCAGCATTTTACCAGGCTATTAAGGAATATCATTCAAGACCTGCCCTTGCCTATAATTATGTAAGAACACAGGATCTTAATGCTTCTTTATTGACTTCCACCGGTAAAGATTTTACAGAATTTTTCAACGACTGGATCTACGGACAGGGCTATCCAACCTATACTATCCGCTGGAAACAGATAGGAAATACTTTAACCATAAGAGCTTCACAGACGCAAAGCAATCCTACGGTAAGCTTTTTTGAGATGCCTCTTCCGATTAAAGTAAACGGAACCGGAGGGCAGGTTGCTTATCTGGCATTAAATAATACGACAAACAATCAGTATTTCACGCAATCCGTGGTCTTTCCTGTGGCCAGTATAGAATTTAATTATGAATACCAGATTTTAGAAAAAAATTCAACAGTGGCCCAGGATAATACGCTGGGAACAGCAGAGCCGGCTAAAGATGAATTTGCACTCTATCCGAATCCCGCCAAAAATGAAATTAATATCAGGGGAATTAATAAACCTGAGGAATTCATTATTTATTTTACAGATGGAAAACTGGTTAAAAAGGGAATGTATCAGCCTGGAAAACCAATCAATACATCAGAACTGGTTCCGGGGACTTATTTTATTAAAATTAATGATAAGAATGTGAAGTTTTTAAAGAAATAA